DNA sequence from the Antarctobacter heliothermus genome:
AGGCATTGTCGCTGTCAGCGACATCCACCGCCAATGCAGTCCAAAGGCGTTGATTGTCGGAAAGCGCTTCGACCAGTTTCGGGTACGATCGAGGACCCGCTTCGGCGGCGGCCTTGATTCGGTGTGTCACTCGGGCGATCAGTTCATATTCGGTACCGCGTGGGGTCTGGGTCGAGCGGGCGTTTTGGGCATAGGCCCGGTGCGCAAGTGTCTGTGCGTTCACGTCAGAACCTTCTGGTTATGAGAGTAAGGAGTTGAAATCCGGGGGCCGGTTTGGCCGGCCCCCGGTTGGTTGTATTACCGGAAAAGAGACAGCAGCGACTGCGGTGCCTGGTTGGCGATGGACAGCGCTTGCACACCCAGCTGTTGCTGGACCTGGAGCGCTTGCAGACGGGCGGATGCCTCTTCCATGTCGGCATCGACCAACGTGCCGATCCCAGATTTCAGGGCGTCGGTCAGGCTGGTGACAAAGTCGGCCTGAGTTTCGATCCGGCCCTGGGCCGAACCAAAAGCAGCTGCCGAGTCGATGGCCGTCTGAATCAGGCCTTCGATTTCTGTCAGAGCGCTGTCGACACCGGCTTGTGTGGTCACATCGACGTCTGAGAGCGTCTCAAGCCGGCCGCCGATTGTGGTGTCGGCCACCGCGTAACTGCGCACTTGGACAGAGAAGTTGTCGCCGGTGTTGTTGGCGCCAGTGAAATCCAGTTGGTTGGCGCTGGTTCCGTTTACGGATGCCGCGATTCCC
Encoded proteins:
- the flaF gene encoding flagellar biosynthesis regulator FlaF; translation: MNAQTLAHRAYAQNARSTQTPRGTEYELIARVTHRIKAAAEAGPRSYPKLVEALSDNQRLWTALAVDVADSDNALPAELRARIFYLAEFVQHQTSQVLTKKARVRPLLEINAAILKGLSGRSTQK